One part of the Bacteroidia bacterium genome encodes these proteins:
- a CDS encoding helix-turn-helix domain-containing protein, whose protein sequence is MTEKQGKILQSALKLFAEKGYHSTSTREIAENAEVSEALIFRHFSNKEGLLEAVLKDGENKAKKIYMDVIMETDPRELIRKTLEMNFNIPETEFDFWRLQFKLKWELEVDTYEKMKPLRIALENAFKELGENNPELEADYIIHLMDGLAAAAVRGALQDKEGMKHLLLKKYGFE, encoded by the coding sequence ATGACAGAAAAGCAGGGAAAGATCTTGCAGTCCGCACTTAAATTATTTGCCGAAAAAGGGTACCATTCGACTTCCACAAGGGAGATCGCAGAGAATGCTGAGGTATCAGAAGCATTGATTTTTAGGCATTTTAGTAATAAAGAGGGCTTATTAGAGGCAGTTCTCAAAGATGGAGAGAATAAAGCAAAAAAGATCTACATGGACGTAATCATGGAGACCGATCCGAGAGAATTGATCAGAAAAACCCTGGAAATGAATTTCAATATACCAGAGACTGAATTCGATTTTTGGAGATTGCAGTTCAAGCTTAAATGGGAACTAGAGGTTGACACATACGAAAAAATGAAACCCCTAAGAATAGCCTTAGAGAATGCTTTTAAGGAACTAGGGGAAAATAATCCGGAATTAGAAGCTGATTATATTATCCATTTGATGGATGGCCTGGCAGCCGCAGCTGTTAGAGGGGCATTGCAGGATAAAGAGGGAATGAAGCATCTTCTTTTGAAGAAATATGGATTTGAATGA
- a CDS encoding IclR family transcriptional regulator, with amino-acid sequence MKELKSSVQKTFAILEYFTVQKPEWGVTELAEAIGSNKSTVYRFLSDMGKLGILYKDPSTEKYSLGLKLFELGNRVHLQTAFVDNTHPELIKVAGSITETVHIAVLKNHQVFYVDKVESPQGLKISSHIGSYNPAYATSLGKMLLAFQEEDLQKQSIKAIMNGKGPIAFTQNTITRQDLLLKELKQIRRNGFAIDREEFEIGLICVAVPIFNQKNEVVASLSASGPSNRFEEEKVSDYVATLKNGADAIRNRIGYFKP; translated from the coding sequence ATGAAAGAGCTCAAGAGTTCAGTACAAAAGACCTTCGCAATCCTCGAGTACTTCACGGTTCAAAAACCGGAGTGGGGAGTTACGGAATTGGCAGAAGCTATCGGTTCAAACAAGAGTACTGTTTATCGATTTCTTTCTGATATGGGCAAGTTGGGAATTTTATACAAAGATCCTTCCACTGAGAAATACAGTTTAGGTCTAAAACTATTCGAATTGGGAAATCGGGTCCACTTGCAAACAGCCTTTGTGGACAATACCCATCCGGAGCTGATCAAAGTTGCTGGCAGCATCACAGAAACCGTGCACATAGCTGTCTTGAAAAATCACCAGGTTTTTTATGTGGACAAAGTGGAGAGCCCTCAGGGCCTGAAAATCAGCAGTCATATCGGAAGCTATAATCCGGCTTATGCTACTTCTTTAGGAAAGATGCTTCTGGCTTTTCAAGAGGAAGATTTGCAGAAGCAAAGCATAAAAGCCATCATGAACGGAAAAGGCCCTATAGCTTTTACCCAAAACACAATTACCCGACAAGATCTTCTATTAAAAGAATTGAAACAAATCAGGCGAAATGGCTTTGCGATTGATCGAGAAGAATTTGAAATAGGATTGATCTGTGTAGCTGTTCCCATTTTCAATCAAAAAAATGAAGTAGTCGCCAGCCTGAGTGCTTCAGGCCCATCCAACAGATTCGAAGAAGAGAAGGTCTCGGATTATGTAGCTACTCTGAAAAATGGGGCTGACGCCATCCGAAACAGAATCGGATATTTTAAACCCTAA
- a CDS encoding NAD(P)-binding protein, which translates to MTATTTQEKETDYLIIGAGAMGIAFADEIFSRKPQLKITIIDRREKAGGHWNDAYPFVRLHQPAAFYGVNSLVLGNGSNDLSSKTELLAYYDKIMEKFLASGRVEFLAEHDYLGDGKVVSLKNPAQRYTYKINKSLVDGTYMKVEVPSTHAPKYKVGAGVHLLPVNELLHSHDKWEKFYVVGSGKTGMDAILFLLDKEVPVENIFWISPNDSWLFNRAFIQEGSVAEEVLKHGDCMKVAQKSEEIFLEMEKKGGILRLDKKISPGKWRCATVSPEELEKLQTIRQVIRLGRVKSISPTDIEFEEGKLAYSGKALFVHCSANGLAKRKKVPIFSDGKITLQSILFCQQVFSAATIARLSLANISEKRKNQLTPVPHPEYKEDWPKAYSTSINNLLLVHKVFPLWMFRSRLNFMSHEPMLTYFAYAAKAMLMAPALEKAAKRMPALH; encoded by the coding sequence ATGACTGCTACAACTACTCAAGAGAAAGAAACTGATTACCTCATTATCGGAGCTGGGGCTATGGGAATTGCTTTTGCCGACGAAATATTTAGTAGAAAGCCTCAGCTGAAAATCACCATCATTGACCGTAGGGAGAAGGCAGGTGGGCATTGGAATGATGCCTATCCCTTTGTTCGTTTACATCAACCCGCTGCCTTTTATGGGGTTAATTCTCTTGTCCTGGGAAATGGGAGTAATGATCTTTCCTCCAAAACAGAATTGCTTGCCTATTATGATAAGATAATGGAGAAGTTTTTGGCTAGTGGAAGGGTAGAATTTTTAGCGGAACATGATTACCTGGGAGATGGGAAGGTAGTGAGTCTCAAAAATCCAGCACAACGGTATACCTATAAGATCAACAAAAGCCTGGTGGATGGGACTTATATGAAAGTAGAAGTTCCTTCAACCCATGCTCCTAAATATAAGGTAGGTGCAGGGGTGCATTTGCTGCCGGTAAATGAACTGCTACATAGCCATGACAAATGGGAGAAATTTTATGTTGTGGGTAGTGGGAAAACCGGAATGGATGCTATTCTTTTTCTTCTTGATAAGGAGGTTCCTGTTGAAAATATTTTTTGGATCAGTCCTAATGATTCCTGGCTTTTCAATCGGGCGTTTATCCAAGAGGGTTCAGTCGCGGAAGAAGTGCTAAAACATGGGGATTGCATGAAAGTAGCTCAGAAGTCAGAGGAGATCTTTTTAGAAATGGAAAAGAAAGGAGGAATCCTGCGTTTGGATAAAAAAATATCTCCTGGCAAATGGCGCTGTGCTACCGTGAGCCCAGAGGAATTGGAAAAATTGCAGACAATCAGGCAGGTAATCCGTTTAGGTCGGGTAAAAAGTATAAGCCCTACAGATATTGAATTTGAAGAAGGAAAGTTGGCTTATTCGGGCAAAGCGCTTTTTGTACATTGCTCAGCCAATGGGTTAGCCAAACGGAAAAAGGTCCCGATTTTTTCTGACGGGAAAATCACTTTACAATCTATTCTATTTTGTCAGCAGGTGTTTAGCGCGGCCACTATTGCTCGCTTATCTTTGGCAAACATAAGTGAAAAGCGAAAAAATCAATTGACTCCGGTTCCACATCCGGAGTATAAAGAGGATTGGCCAAAGGCTTATTCTACCAGCATAAATAATTTACTATTGGTTCATAAGGTATTCCCGTTATGGATGTTTAGGTCCCGCCTGAATTTTATGAGCCATGAACCCATGCTTACCTATTTTGCTTATGCAGCTAAAGCCATGTTAATGGCTCCAGCATTAGAAAAAGCTGCCAAAAGAATGCCCGCCCTTCATTGA
- a CDS encoding (2Fe-2S)-binding protein gives MKISFTINGSPQTVEVDGHTPLLWVVRDVLDLKGTKFGCGKAACGACTLHVNGEAIRSCSYPIQAVAGKEVTTIEGLSDGDNLHPAQQAWADEVVPQCGYCQPGFIMATAAMLERIPNPTDEDIDANIVNVCRCATYYRMRKAIHKAAELKNANS, from the coding sequence ATGAAGATTTCATTCACCATAAATGGAAGCCCGCAAACCGTCGAGGTAGATGGGCATACTCCCCTACTCTGGGTAGTTCGGGATGTCCTGGATTTGAAAGGGACAAAATTTGGCTGTGGAAAGGCCGCCTGTGGGGCTTGTACCCTGCACGTAAATGGCGAGGCCATTCGTTCTTGCTCCTACCCCATTCAAGCTGTGGCCGGCAAGGAAGTTACCACGATCGAGGGGCTAAGTGATGGAGATAATTTACACCCTGCACAGCAGGCCTGGGCAGACGAAGTAGTTCCTCAATGTGGCTATTGTCAACCAGGATTTATCATGGCTACCGCTGCCATGTTGGAACGCATTCCAAATCCAACAGATGAGGACATAGATGCCAATATCGTCAATGTCTGCCGTTGCGCGACTTATTACCGGATGCGTAAAGCTATTCACAAAGCCGCTGAATTGAAAAATGCTAATTCCTAA
- a CDS encoding alginate export family protein: protein MNSIYATCIFLLLFSFRAFAQPGPFKIYRCFDDFSYLLGNDTLEKKYYEHLKYMPLSKDKQASISIGGELREQYQLFRNINFGDLRPGVEEDKNGHLWHRFMLHADVRLGEQWRLFTQINSTFAFNKPDLTPQIDEDPLALHQAFIQWRPKGTSGFFAQLGRQEISFASPYIVAVREVPNNRLNFDAIMLGLEKKSYKLYSFLATPIISQNGVLDNSRIPEYIWSLYGVFPLGKRTLDAYYVGFYSENNAYNFQRGIENRQTLGMRMYQRAREGLVYDMLAMYQFGNFNSASISAYYLSADAAFRIPLKGHSFIPGFSLKYISGDKSPTDNVLNTYNMLFSKPSFGLSIPIGATNLVDLGPSFEYNPPANFRIIMSSHFMWRQNENDGIYTPGRVQTRPNVAQLFQSDQKDIGQKLSMELWYLPDYTWNLYFELTHILPGMFVKETGQGQAISYFSGKFTFKF, encoded by the coding sequence ATGAATTCTATTTACGCGACCTGTATTTTTCTTCTCCTCTTTAGCTTCAGGGCTTTTGCTCAACCTGGACCTTTTAAGATTTACAGGTGTTTCGATGATTTCTCTTATTTGTTGGGGAATGATACGCTGGAGAAAAAATACTATGAGCATTTGAAATACATGCCTCTTAGCAAAGACAAGCAGGCATCGATCTCTATCGGAGGGGAGCTAAGAGAGCAATATCAATTATTCAGAAATATCAATTTTGGGGATTTGCGGCCCGGGGTGGAAGAGGATAAAAACGGACATCTTTGGCATCGGTTTATGTTACATGCGGATGTACGTTTGGGAGAGCAATGGCGGCTTTTTACCCAGATCAATTCTACTTTCGCTTTCAATAAACCCGATCTTACTCCTCAAATTGATGAAGATCCCCTGGCCTTGCATCAGGCATTCATTCAGTGGAGGCCCAAAGGAACATCTGGCTTTTTTGCTCAACTCGGCAGGCAGGAAATTAGTTTTGCTTCCCCCTATATTGTTGCTGTTCGTGAGGTGCCTAACAATAGACTAAACTTTGATGCGATCATGTTGGGCCTGGAAAAAAAATCCTATAAGCTCTACTCTTTTTTGGCAACTCCCATTATTTCTCAGAATGGAGTGTTGGACAATAGCCGCATTCCGGAATATATCTGGTCTCTTTATGGGGTTTTTCCTTTAGGGAAAAGAACGCTGGACGCTTATTATGTGGGATTCTATTCAGAGAATAATGCTTATAATTTTCAGAGGGGCATAGAGAATCGCCAAACCCTTGGCATGCGAATGTATCAAAGAGCGAGAGAAGGCCTTGTTTATGATATGCTGGCTATGTATCAGTTTGGGAATTTTAATAGTGCTTCTATTTCTGCCTACTATTTGTCGGCGGATGCGGCTTTCCGAATTCCCCTGAAGGGCCATAGTTTTATACCCGGCTTTAGTCTCAAATATATAAGCGGAGATAAGTCTCCTACGGACAATGTCCTGAATACCTACAATATGTTGTTTTCGAAACCTTCTTTCGGTCTATCTATTCCGATAGGAGCCACGAATCTGGTCGATCTTGGCCCTTCTTTCGAATACAATCCTCCCGCTAATTTTCGGATCATCATGAGTAGCCATTTTATGTGGCGGCAAAATGAGAATGATGGTATTTATACCCCCGGTCGAGTTCAAACCCGCCCAAATGTAGCCCAGCTTTTTCAGTCAGATCAGAAGGATATTGGGCAAAAACTGAGTATGGAGCTTTGGTATCTGCCAGATTATACCTGGAATTTGTACTTCGAGCTTACTCATATATTGCCTGGAATGTTTGTGAAAGAAACAGGTCAGGGCCAGGCTATCTCCTATTTTTCCGGTAAATTCACCTTTAAGTTTTGA
- a CDS encoding TonB-dependent receptor: MKRSILILLLLFTLAGEFMGQNHSSLKGYVSADGIPEISYAKVHLYLIEDSSIVARTLTDEQGEFWFKALAADNYQLKISFPGFLPFVSGVVSLGADEHLDSLNIELVKEAEFLDKIDITARRKTIILKADRTIFNISGTIHDNGLNSLELLKKAPGVVVNSREEISLAGLPNVQVQVNGKQVPLSGSDLAAFLKTIPSSEVEKIELINNPSASYDASGSGGIINIILKKNKLHGSKTILNLGYSKARAPWYNGGVNSYIRNKKLSLFGSYNINSGTNLSEGSSLRIQDAFSISQENEIQSNWDTHSFRTGLDIFLNEKSSLGFQFRKFNTRYEREENSDAPIFGSSLERIDSILISTFRNQGRRSNLTANLNFRSRFSRDHSFSIDADFGSLLNPNFSQQPNTYLNANRSRSLSEFNFESEKETAIDLWVLRSDMELNFGKSKIQTGVKETYSKTTNSFDFFNVNPFRVLDFQRSQDFEYRELISALYADFQHSSEKVNVQAGVRAEYTQLEGVLQAIQNSGPDTFKRSYLDLFPSAGISVNLNDKNSFQLNYSRRINRPSYTHLNPFLNQLDELSFEEGNPSLLPEYSNRFQLTHGLNYQIFTSISYSHTRNKIVRVRESKGISSTIFRYKNLAEQFNLSISTSMNFQLASWWNMYNNFMFYHLRNRADFGTGKIVNDQVSSFYVYSQQSISLPANFNFELYGWYNSPALSGANMRASSVWSLDAGISKKLLNERAKLNLTISDIFFTNRWQSQGVFDNIEIYSQGSWDSRRINLYFSLALGKTSVGELKLKDGLKAEGNRIDLEQEGKKW, from the coding sequence GTGAAAAGAAGTATTCTCATATTACTTCTCCTATTTACTTTAGCCGGAGAATTCATGGGGCAGAACCATTCCAGCCTAAAGGGATATGTTTCGGCCGATGGGATTCCAGAGATAAGTTACGCTAAGGTTCATCTCTACCTGATAGAAGATAGTAGTATCGTTGCCAGGACCTTAACAGATGAACAAGGGGAATTTTGGTTTAAAGCCTTAGCTGCGGATAACTATCAATTGAAAATCAGCTTCCCAGGATTCCTGCCTTTTGTATCGGGAGTTGTTTCTTTGGGAGCTGATGAACATCTGGACTCACTCAATATAGAGTTAGTAAAGGAGGCAGAATTCCTCGATAAAATCGATATAACTGCGCGCAGGAAGACAATAATTCTAAAGGCTGACAGAACTATATTCAATATATCCGGAACCATACATGATAATGGGCTCAACAGCCTGGAATTATTAAAGAAAGCACCTGGAGTCGTAGTTAATAGCCGAGAAGAAATCAGCCTTGCCGGCCTCCCCAATGTCCAGGTTCAGGTAAATGGTAAACAAGTCCCTTTATCTGGTTCTGATTTAGCAGCATTTTTAAAAACTATTCCTTCTTCAGAGGTCGAAAAAATTGAACTTATCAATAATCCTTCTGCAAGTTATGATGCTTCGGGAAGTGGGGGAATTATCAACATAATACTTAAGAAAAATAAATTACACGGTTCTAAAACCATCCTCAACCTTGGTTATTCCAAAGCTAGGGCTCCCTGGTATAACGGTGGAGTGAATTCCTATATTCGAAACAAAAAACTTAGTCTTTTTGGGAGCTATAACATTAATTCTGGGACCAACCTGAGCGAAGGAAGCAGTCTTCGTATTCAGGATGCATTTTCTATCAGTCAGGAGAATGAGATTCAGAGTAATTGGGATACCCATAGTTTTCGGACTGGGCTGGATATATTCCTTAACGAAAAATCAAGTTTGGGTTTTCAATTCCGGAAATTCAATACCCGTTATGAAAGGGAGGAGAATTCAGATGCTCCCATTTTCGGAAGTAGTCTGGAAAGAATAGATAGCATATTGATATCTACTTTCAGGAACCAGGGTAGGCGTAGTAATTTAACGGCCAACCTTAATTTTCGATCTCGTTTTTCCCGGGACCATAGCTTTTCAATTGATGCCGATTTTGGAAGCCTGCTAAATCCAAACTTTAGCCAGCAGCCCAATACTTACCTAAATGCTAACAGGTCGAGAAGCCTGAGTGAATTTAACTTTGAGAGTGAAAAGGAAACAGCCATTGATCTCTGGGTACTCAGGTCAGATATGGAACTGAATTTTGGCAAGAGTAAAATTCAGACAGGTGTAAAAGAAACTTATTCTAAAACTACCAATTCCTTTGATTTTTTTAATGTTAACCCTTTTAGGGTACTTGATTTTCAAAGAAGCCAGGATTTCGAGTACAGGGAGTTAATCTCTGCTCTATACGCAGATTTTCAACATTCATCTGAGAAGGTTAATGTTCAGGCTGGAGTCAGAGCCGAATATACTCAACTAGAAGGTGTTCTGCAGGCCATTCAAAATTCAGGCCCGGATACCTTTAAAAGATCCTATCTTGACCTTTTTCCGAGTGCAGGTATTTCTGTAAACCTGAATGACAAAAATAGCTTTCAGCTAAATTACAGTCGAAGAATAAATCGACCTTCCTATACGCATTTAAATCCTTTTCTCAACCAACTGGATGAGTTAAGCTTTGAGGAGGGGAATCCATCATTACTTCCTGAATATAGCAATCGCTTTCAGCTAACTCATGGTTTGAACTACCAGATTTTTACCAGCATAAGTTATAGTCACACACGAAATAAAATTGTTAGGGTCCGGGAAAGCAAGGGTATTTCATCCACGATATTTCGCTATAAAAATCTGGCCGAACAATTTAACCTGAGTATTTCTACCAGCATGAATTTTCAACTTGCTTCCTGGTGGAATATGTATAACAATTTTATGTTCTACCATTTGCGGAATCGTGCGGATTTTGGAACGGGGAAAATAGTAAATGATCAGGTATCGTCCTTTTATGTGTACAGTCAACAAAGCATTAGTCTTCCTGCTAACTTCAACTTTGAGCTATATGGTTGGTACAATTCTCCCGCTCTGTCTGGAGCAAATATGCGGGCTTCTTCGGTATGGAGCCTGGATGCAGGCATTAGCAAGAAGCTTTTGAATGAAAGAGCGAAATTAAACCTCACCATAAGTGATATCTTTTTCACCAATCGCTGGCAAAGTCAAGGGGTTTTCGACAACATAGAAATCTATTCACAGGGTTCTTGGGATAGCCGAAGGATCAACCTGTATTTTTCACTTGCACTTGGGAAGACCAGTGTGGGAGAATTAAAATTAAAGGATGGGCTAAAAGCCGAAGGCAATCGAATCGATTTGGAGCAGGAAGGGAAAAAATGGTGA
- a CDS encoding tryptophan 2,3-dioxygenase family protein, with amino-acid sequence MKTKEGKYTTIHYQEYLQLGKLLNAQDLRSAKLEEPAHEEMLFIIVHQVYELWFKQIIHELNSVLELFAGQEVKDRDLSIAIGRMRRVESILKLLVEQIAIMESMTPLDFLDFRNYLFPASGFQSFQFRAVECLLGLPEKQRMTYHGHRYSSVFPEEQQAQLDSIYEGGTLLEKVNDWLGRVPFLNLNGFDFLSIYKQSVNQMLEKESQAILSSEYLTDKEKEMRKKMTGSMDTYFQAILERETHEKLLKEGKKRLSYEATIGALFINLYRDEPILQLPFQFISCLIDIDNQMTSWRFRHAQMVLRMIGNKIGTGGSSGHEYLAKTAQEHQIFSDFHNISTLLIPRSELPALPKEILAQLNFHFNTK; translated from the coding sequence ATGAAAACAAAAGAAGGTAAATATACGACCATACATTACCAGGAGTACTTGCAACTCGGCAAACTTCTGAATGCCCAGGATTTGAGAAGTGCTAAACTGGAAGAACCAGCCCATGAAGAAATGCTTTTCATCATTGTGCATCAGGTATATGAACTCTGGTTCAAGCAGATCATTCATGAACTGAATTCTGTTCTGGAATTGTTTGCTGGGCAGGAAGTAAAAGATCGCGACCTGAGTATAGCGATAGGAAGAATGAGAAGGGTGGAAAGCATCCTGAAATTGCTAGTCGAACAAATCGCCATCATGGAAAGCATGACGCCTTTGGATTTCCTGGATTTCAGAAATTATCTCTTTCCGGCCTCAGGCTTTCAAAGTTTTCAATTCAGAGCCGTCGAGTGCTTACTGGGTTTGCCGGAAAAACAAAGAATGACCTATCACGGTCATAGATATAGTTCTGTTTTTCCAGAAGAACAACAAGCGCAACTGGATTCCATATATGAGGGAGGCACCTTATTGGAAAAGGTTAACGATTGGCTCGGAAGGGTTCCTTTCCTAAACTTAAATGGCTTTGATTTCCTTTCTATTTACAAACAGTCAGTAAATCAGATGCTGGAAAAAGAAAGCCAGGCAATCCTTTCTTCCGAATACCTGACGGATAAAGAGAAAGAGATGCGGAAGAAAATGACGGGGAGTATGGACACCTACTTTCAAGCCATTCTAGAAAGAGAAACACACGAAAAATTGTTAAAGGAGGGAAAAAAACGCCTCTCTTATGAGGCAACTATAGGAGCGCTTTTCATCAATCTCTATCGCGATGAGCCCATTTTACAACTCCCTTTTCAATTTATCAGTTGCCTCATTGATATCGACAATCAAATGACCAGCTGGAGATTTCGTCATGCCCAAATGGTATTGCGAATGATTGGAAATAAAATCGGAACCGGAGGCTCATCCGGGCATGAATATCTGGCAAAAACGGCCCAGGAACATCAGATCTTTTCAGATTTTCACAACATCTCAACCTTATTGATCCCTCGATCTGAATTACCCGCTTTGCCCAAAGAGATTTTAGCACAACTGAACTTCCATTTCAACACAAAATAA
- a CDS encoding molybdopterin cofactor-binding domain-containing protein → MSETKKSKKTSRRKFLVRGGLGTLGVLALGTYVFRNSLRRSIIELSETLVAPYTGSGTEANLWIEVGSDNSITLRSPKVEMGQGSFTSFAQILADELDVNISQITVKAAETASGIIDGLSTGGSLSVAQLFQPLREMAATMREKIKLEAAAKLGTSVSALSTAEGIVSGGGKTMTYAEAVADVSDWSLPDTPELRPLKDYKYVGKPVARIDLKAKIMGEPIFGMDAQMENMLHAAVVRPEHVGASMKSVDTSAAEKMPGVVKVIRKDDWVGVIAESYPQALAAKRKLKVEWDIPKKWTEEDLRAVIKVGNGDKMITQKHGGALDVEDENTLSMEFNSPIGAHAQIEPNGAVASVADGKASVILSTQVIGITQQQVAEALGLELENVNVIGTYLGGGFGRRLNTIHAVRAALMSKEVGKPVKYFFTRKEEFQHDTFRPPTNHIMRGSLTENGNMKSLEHHYASGDVAYNSVIMPAALHTVLGADAGALRGGNIMYDNLDSRRAVQWHSDLPFATSWWRSLGLLANTFAIESFIDEMAIKAGKSPVDFRLAMLGNDGNALRIKKVIELAAEKGNYQDTANGNRAMGIAASIDANAPCAQVVEVSVENNQIKVHKVVCAFDCGIAVNPDQVRAQCEGSIIMGMSASMHEKMGLKDGKLFPTIYGPYDMALMRNAPKEIDVHLIQGADVPLPVGEPPLGPIAAAIANAVKRITGKRLTDLPMKLS, encoded by the coding sequence ATGTCAGAAACAAAGAAATCAAAAAAGACTTCACGCAGGAAGTTTCTCGTTAGGGGAGGATTAGGAACCCTGGGAGTTCTTGCCCTGGGAACCTATGTTTTCAGAAATTCCCTAAGAAGAAGCATCATTGAATTATCAGAAACCCTGGTAGCTCCTTATACAGGAAGCGGAACAGAAGCGAATCTCTGGATTGAAGTGGGAAGCGATAATAGTATTACTCTCCGTTCTCCAAAAGTAGAAATGGGCCAGGGCTCTTTCACCAGTTTCGCCCAGATACTTGCGGATGAATTGGATGTAAATATTAGCCAGATCACTGTAAAAGCTGCAGAAACAGCTTCCGGGATCATAGATGGCCTGAGTACGGGAGGAAGTTTATCTGTTGCTCAACTCTTCCAACCCCTGCGTGAAATGGCTGCAACTATGAGGGAAAAAATCAAACTGGAAGCGGCAGCTAAACTGGGGACATCAGTCTCTGCTTTAAGTACAGCTGAAGGGATCGTCTCAGGCGGTGGAAAAACCATGACCTATGCAGAGGCAGTAGCGGATGTTAGCGATTGGAGCTTGCCAGACACACCGGAACTAAGACCTTTGAAGGATTATAAATATGTGGGAAAACCTGTAGCTCGTATTGACCTAAAAGCCAAAATCATGGGCGAACCCATTTTCGGAATGGATGCCCAAATGGAAAACATGCTTCATGCAGCTGTGGTCAGACCTGAGCATGTAGGGGCCAGCATGAAAAGTGTGGACACAAGTGCGGCAGAAAAAATGCCGGGAGTGGTGAAAGTTATCCGTAAGGATGACTGGGTAGGAGTAATAGCAGAGTCCTATCCTCAGGCATTGGCAGCCAAAAGAAAGCTAAAAGTCGAATGGGACATTCCTAAGAAATGGACTGAAGAAGATCTCAGAGCAGTTATCAAAGTGGGGAATGGAGATAAAATGATCACCCAAAAACATGGAGGAGCTCTCGATGTTGAAGACGAGAACACATTATCCATGGAATTTAATAGTCCTATAGGTGCCCATGCCCAAATAGAACCCAATGGAGCCGTAGCTTCTGTAGCAGATGGAAAGGCTAGCGTTATTCTATCCACTCAGGTCATTGGTATTACCCAACAACAAGTCGCAGAGGCATTAGGGCTAGAGCTTGAAAATGTGAATGTAATTGGAACTTATCTGGGAGGAGGATTTGGGCGAAGGTTGAATACCATACATGCAGTACGTGCTGCACTCATGTCCAAAGAAGTTGGCAAGCCGGTTAAATATTTCTTTACCCGAAAAGAAGAATTTCAACATGATACATTCAGACCCCCGACGAATCATATCATGCGTGGATCTCTGACAGAGAATGGCAATATGAAGTCCCTTGAACACCATTATGCAAGTGGGGACGTGGCCTACAATTCAGTGATCATGCCAGCAGCCCTTCACACCGTTTTGGGAGCAGACGCAGGTGCTCTGAGAGGAGGAAATATCATGTACGACAATCTGGATAGCAGAAGAGCTGTACAATGGCATAGCGATCTCCCTTTTGCTACGAGTTGGTGGAGAAGTTTGGGCTTATTAGCCAATACCTTTGCCATCGAAAGTTTCATTGACGAGATGGCGATAAAAGCAGGTAAAAGTCCGGTTGATTTTCGTCTGGCTATGTTAGGAAATGATGGGAATGCTCTTCGGATCAAGAAGGTAATCGAACTGGCTGCTGAGAAAGGAAATTACCAGGATACTGCGAATGGGAATCGTGCGATGGGCATTGCGGCCTCTATAGATGCGAATGCTCCCTGCGCTCAGGTTGTAGAGGTTTCCGTAGAAAACAATCAAATCAAGGTTCACAAAGTTGTCTGTGCCTTTGATTGTGGAATTGCTGTAAATCCCGATCAGGTAAGGGCTCAGTGTGAAGGTTCCATTATCATGGGTATGAGTGCCTCTATGCATGAAAAAATGGGATTGAAGGACGGAAAACTCTTCCCGACCATTTATGGCCCCTATGATATGGCCCTCATGCGTAATGCGCCTAAAGAGATTGATGTTCACTTGATCCAGGGTGCAGATGTGCCTCTACCGGTCGGTGAACCTCCACTCGGCCCCATTGCAGCCGCCATTGCCAATGCAGTGAAAAGGATCACAGGAAAGCGGCTGACTGATTTACCCATGAAACTGTCTTAG